Proteins from a genomic interval of Pseudoruegeria sp. SHC-113:
- a CDS encoding DUF2849 domain-containing protein, with translation MARKFTPKIVTANDLIEGDVIYLTEDGGWTRKHAEAALFTIPEEADERLSYAAAQTHKTVGAYLADAVAGDAGPVPTHFREEFRAIGPSNYFHGKQEAAEQA, from the coding sequence ATGGCCCGCAAGTTCACGCCCAAAATCGTGACCGCCAATGACCTGATCGAAGGCGATGTCATCTACCTGACCGAAGACGGCGGCTGGACCCGCAAGCACGCCGAGGCCGCGCTCTTCACCATCCCCGAAGAGGCCGACGAGCGCCTCTCCTACGCGGCCGCGCAAACCCACAAAACCGTCGGCGCCTATCTCGCCGATGCCGTGGCCGGTGACGCGGGCCCCGTCCCCACCCATTTCCGCGAGGAGTTCCGCGCCATCGGCCCCTCCAACTACTTCCACGGCAAGCAAGAAGCAGCGGAGCAAGCCTGA
- a CDS encoding xanthine dehydrogenase family protein molybdopterin-binding subunit translates to MPKDGGIGASTKRREDVRFLTGQGNYTDDINVNGQAYVHFLRADMAHGTINSIDTAAAAAMPGVVRIFTGADFEGVGSIPCGWQVTDRHGEPMQEPAHPVLAQGKVRHVGDPIAAVVAETPEQARDAAEAIVADITELPAVVDMRAALAEGATKVHDDLTSNLCYDWGFVEDNREAVDAAIKGAHHVTTLELVNNRLVANPMEPRVAVGDYNRGTDEHTLYTTSQNPHVIRLLMGAFVLGIPEHKLRVVAPDVGGGFGSKIFHYAEEAFCTFAAKAVNRPVKWTASRSEAFITDAHGRDHVTKIELALDAEGNFLALRTETLANMGAYLSTFAPSVPTWLHGTLMAGNYKTPLIYVNVKAVFTNTVPVDAYRGAGRPEATYQLERVIDKAARELGMDPIALRRKNFVTEFPYATPVAVEYDTGDYVATMDKLEEIADIAGFADRWEKSQDDGKLRGLGVNCYIEACGIAPSNLVGQLGARAGLYDAATVRVNATGSISVMVGAHSHGQGHETAFPQVVAEMIGIDASQVDIVHGDTSKIPFGMGTYGSRSLAVCGSAMVRATEKIINKAKKIAAHLMEASEADIELKDGQFTVAGTDKSVAWGDVTLAAYVPHNYPLEDIEPGLEETAFYDPANFTYPAGAYACEVEVDPETGKVTICSFAAADDFGNIINPMIVDGQVHGGIGQGIGQALLENAVYDSNGQLLSGSYMDYAMPRADDVPFYVVDHSCQTPCTHNPLGVKGCGEAGAIGSPPAVVNAVIDALQRAGKDVTHIDMPLSPARVWAAMNG, encoded by the coding sequence ATGCCGAAAGACGGAGGCATTGGCGCCAGCACCAAGCGGCGCGAAGACGTCCGGTTCCTGACCGGTCAAGGCAATTACACCGACGACATCAACGTGAACGGCCAGGCCTACGTGCATTTCCTGCGCGCCGACATGGCCCATGGCACGATCAACAGCATCGACACCGCCGCCGCCGCCGCGATGCCGGGCGTTGTACGCATCTTTACCGGTGCCGATTTCGAAGGCGTCGGAAGCATCCCCTGCGGCTGGCAGGTGACGGACCGCCATGGCGAACCGATGCAGGAGCCAGCCCACCCGGTGCTCGCCCAAGGCAAGGTGCGCCACGTGGGCGATCCCATTGCCGCCGTGGTGGCGGAAACACCCGAGCAGGCGCGCGACGCCGCCGAGGCCATCGTAGCCGACATCACCGAGCTTCCGGCCGTGGTGGACATGCGCGCGGCGCTGGCCGAGGGCGCGACCAAGGTCCATGACGATCTGACAAGCAACCTCTGCTATGATTGGGGCTTCGTGGAGGACAACCGCGAGGCGGTCGATGCCGCGATCAAGGGCGCCCATCACGTCACCACGCTGGAACTGGTCAACAACCGGCTGGTGGCCAACCCGATGGAGCCGCGTGTGGCGGTGGGCGATTACAACCGTGGTACCGATGAGCACACGCTCTACACCACGAGCCAGAACCCCCATGTGATCCGCCTGCTGATGGGCGCTTTCGTGCTGGGCATCCCCGAGCACAAGCTGCGCGTTGTCGCGCCGGATGTCGGCGGGGGCTTCGGCTCCAAGATCTTCCACTACGCCGAGGAAGCCTTCTGCACCTTCGCCGCCAAGGCGGTGAACCGCCCGGTGAAATGGACGGCCAGCCGCTCGGAAGCCTTCATCACCGACGCCCATGGGCGCGACCATGTGACGAAAATCGAGCTGGCGCTCGACGCAGAAGGCAATTTCCTGGCTCTGCGGACCGAAACCCTTGCGAATATGGGGGCTTACCTCTCGACCTTCGCGCCCTCGGTGCCGACCTGGCTGCACGGCACGCTGATGGCGGGCAACTACAAGACGCCGCTGATCTATGTGAACGTGAAGGCGGTGTTCACCAACACCGTGCCGGTGGACGCCTATCGCGGCGCCGGCCGGCCCGAGGCGACCTACCAGTTGGAGCGCGTGATCGACAAGGCCGCGCGCGAGCTGGGCATGGACCCGATCGCCCTGCGCCGGAAGAACTTCGTCACCGAGTTCCCCTATGCCACGCCTGTGGCGGTGGAATATGACACCGGCGACTACGTGGCCACGATGGACAAGCTCGAAGAGATTGCCGACATCGCGGGCTTCGCCGATCGCTGGGAGAAGAGCCAGGACGACGGCAAGCTGCGCGGGCTCGGCGTGAACTGCTACATCGAGGCCTGCGGCATCGCGCCCTCCAACCTCGTGGGCCAGCTTGGCGCGCGGGCGGGGCTCTATGATGCTGCCACGGTGCGGGTGAACGCCACCGGCTCGATTTCGGTGATGGTGGGTGCCCACAGCCACGGGCAGGGACATGAAACCGCCTTCCCGCAGGTGGTGGCCGAGATGATCGGCATCGATGCCTCGCAAGTGGACATCGTGCATGGCGACACCTCCAAAATCCCCTTCGGCATGGGCACCTATGGCTCCCGGTCGCTGGCGGTCTGCGGCTCCGCCATGGTACGGGCCACGGAGAAGATCATCAACAAGGCCAAGAAGATCGCCGCGCACCTGATGGAAGCGAGCGAGGCGGATATCGAGCTGAAGGACGGGCAGTTCACCGTCGCCGGCACCGATAAATCCGTGGCCTGGGGGGATGTGACGCTGGCCGCCTATGTGCCGCACAACTATCCGCTGGAGGACATCGAACCGGGGCTTGAGGAGACCGCCTTCTACGATCCGGCCAACTTCACCTACCCGGCGGGCGCCTATGCCTGCGAAGTGGAGGTGGACCCGGAGACGGGCAAGGTCACCATCTGCTCTTTCGCCGCGGCGGATGACTTTGGCAATATCATCAACCCGATGATCGTGGACGGGCAGGTGCATGGCGGCATCGGTCAGGGCATCGGCCAGGCGCTACTGGAAAACGCTGTTTACGACAGCAACGGCCAGCTCCTGAGCGGCAGCTACATGGATTACGCCATGCCGCGTGCCGATGATGTGCCCTTCTACGTGGTGGATCACTCCTGCCAGACGCCCTGTACCCACAACCCGCTCGGGGTGAAGGGCTGCGGCGAGGCCGGGGCTATTGGCTCGCCGCCTGCGGTGGTGAACGCGGTGATCGACGCGCTGCAGCGCGCCGGCAAGGACGTGACGCATATCGATATGCCGCTCTCGCCCGCGCGGGTCTGGGCGGCGATGAACGGATAG
- a CDS encoding DUF934 domain-containing protein: protein MSVIVTDTGFTSEDWTAGFTPLTDLAANDASPALAVDLASVSDPAALAGRLDDIDMIRIDFPSFADGRGFTIAKRLRQMGFQGRLRAKGHVISDQYAMARRVGFDEVEISEDLATRQPEGEWQFRADWQANDYQTRLRA, encoded by the coding sequence ATGAGTGTCATCGTAACCGATACGGGCTTCACCTCTGAGGATTGGACGGCGGGCTTCACCCCGCTGACCGATCTCGCCGCCAATGACGCCAGCCCCGCACTGGCGGTGGATCTCGCCTCCGTTTCCGATCCCGCTGCCCTTGCTGGCCGGCTCGATGATATCGACATGATCCGCATTGATTTCCCCTCTTTCGCCGATGGCCGCGGCTTCACCATCGCCAAGCGCCTGCGCCAGATGGGTTTTCAGGGCCGCCTGCGCGCCAAGGGCCATGTGATCTCCGATCAATACGCCATGGCCCGCCGCGTGGGCTTTGACGAGGTGGAGATCAGCGAGGATCTCGCCACTCGCCAGCCCGAAGGCGAATGGCAGTTCCGCGCCGATTGGCAAGCCAACGATTACCAAACGCGCCTGCGGGCCTAG
- the infC gene encoding translation initiation factor IF-3 has product MARRPHNAPPTRDTGPRVNERIRAPEIRLIGADGENIGVIHPAKAMDLAAEAGLDLVEISPNATPPVCKIMDFGKFKYEQQKRESEARKKQKIIEVKEVKFRPNTDTHDYDVKMRNVLKFLGNGDKVKVSLRFRGREMAHQNLGRDLLERVAEDVKEIGKVENMPKMEGRQMIMMIGPITK; this is encoded by the coding sequence ATAGCCCGCAGACCTCACAATGCCCCGCCCACACGCGACACAGGCCCCCGCGTCAATGAACGCATCCGCGCGCCTGAGATTCGCCTGATCGGTGCGGACGGCGAAAACATCGGTGTCATTCATCCCGCGAAGGCCATGGACCTCGCCGCGGAAGCCGGTCTGGACCTGGTCGAAATCTCCCCCAATGCGACCCCGCCGGTCTGCAAGATCATGGATTTCGGCAAGTTCAAATACGAACAGCAGAAGCGCGAGAGCGAAGCGCGCAAGAAGCAGAAGATCATCGAGGTCAAGGAAGTCAAATTCCGGCCCAACACCGATACGCATGACTATGACGTCAAGATGCGTAACGTGCTGAAATTCCTGGGCAACGGCGACAAGGTGAAAGTCTCCCTGCGCTTCCGCGGCCGCGAGATGGCGCACCAGAACCTGGGCCGCGATCTGCTGGAACGCGTCGCCGAGGACGTGAAGGAAATCGGCAAGGTCGAGAACATGCCGAAGATGGAAGGCCGCCAGATGATCATGATGATCGGCCCCATCACCAAGTAA
- a CDS encoding Lrp/AsnC family transcriptional regulator — MSVRLDEIDRKILGELQRDASQSLDEIAKKVGSSKTPVWNRIRKLKEGGIIRQQTVFLDAEALGFEACFFVLIRTSEHEAEWQQKFLKALKERPEVQEAHRLAGDIDYILKVRVKNARAYDEFYQALISEVRIYNVTALLSMEELKSTTMLPL; from the coding sequence ATGTCCGTCCGGCTGGATGAAATAGACAGGAAAATTCTCGGCGAGCTGCAGCGTGATGCGAGCCAGTCGTTGGATGAAATCGCCAAGAAAGTCGGCTCCTCCAAGACGCCGGTCTGGAACCGGATCCGCAAGCTGAAAGAGGGCGGAATCATCCGTCAGCAAACGGTTTTTCTGGACGCGGAGGCGCTTGGCTTCGAGGCCTGTTTCTTCGTGCTGATCCGAACCAGCGAGCATGAGGCGGAGTGGCAGCAGAAGTTCCTGAAGGCGCTGAAGGAGCGCCCCGAGGTGCAGGAAGCGCATCGGCTGGCGGGCGACATCGATTACATCCTGAAAGTGCGGGTGAAAAACGCGCGCGCCTACGATGAGTTCTATCAGGCGCTGATCAGCGAGGTGCGGATCTACAACGTCACCGCGCTGCTATCGATGGAAGAGCTGAAATCGACGACGATGCTGCCGTTGTAG
- a CDS encoding nitrite/sulfite reductase: MYKYNDFDEAFIRARTAQFRKQVERRVAGNLTEEEFRPLRLMNGLYLQLHAYMLRVAIPYGTLNAGQMRQLAYIADKWDRGYGHFTTRQNIQYNWPKLTDVPDILDALADVEMHANQTSGNTIRNVTSDHFAGAAVDEIEDPRPVAELLRQWSTDHPEFQFLGRKFKIAVGASEHDRAVLKAHDLAVRIVKNEAGEVGYEILVGGGLGRTPMIGKVLHPFLPREDLLPYVEAVLTVYNTLGRRDNKYKARIKITVHENGIDEIRSLVDEQFALIRPTFSGYDQAFLEEIRAHFPAPAYVNAPLDAFETAYENDPVFRSWADTNLAEHKNPSYAIATISIKKHGDTPGDATSEQMRVMADLAEEFAHDELRISHEQNVILPHVHKSHLPAIHARLKAVGLATANIGLVSDIIACPGMDYCALATARSIPVAQQIALRFDELKLEHEIGELKIKISGCINACGHHHVGHIGILGLDRAGVENYQITLGGDGSENAAIGERAGPGFAYDEIVPAIERLVLGYLDLRESADETFLQAYRRLGAEPFKAVLYPEAKTKNAA; this comes from the coding sequence ATGTACAAGTATAACGACTTCGACGAAGCCTTCATCCGCGCCCGCACCGCGCAGTTCCGCAAGCAGGTGGAGCGCCGCGTGGCCGGCAACCTGACGGAAGAGGAATTCCGCCCGCTGCGCCTGATGAACGGGCTCTACCTGCAGCTGCACGCCTATATGCTGCGCGTCGCCATCCCCTACGGCACGCTCAACGCTGGCCAAATGCGCCAGCTTGCCTATATCGCCGATAAGTGGGATCGCGGGTATGGCCATTTCACAACCCGTCAGAACATCCAGTACAACTGGCCCAAGCTGACGGATGTGCCGGACATCCTCGATGCGCTGGCCGATGTGGAAATGCACGCCAACCAGACCTCGGGCAACACCATCCGCAACGTGACGTCCGATCACTTTGCCGGTGCCGCCGTGGACGAGATCGAGGATCCGCGCCCCGTGGCCGAGCTGCTGCGTCAATGGTCCACCGATCACCCGGAATTCCAGTTCCTGGGCCGCAAGTTCAAGATCGCCGTGGGCGCGTCCGAACATGACCGCGCAGTGCTGAAAGCCCATGATCTGGCCGTGCGCATCGTGAAAAACGAAGCCGGTGAAGTGGGCTACGAAATCCTCGTGGGCGGTGGCCTTGGCCGCACGCCAATGATCGGCAAGGTGCTGCACCCCTTCCTGCCGCGCGAAGATCTGCTGCCCTACGTCGAGGCCGTGCTGACCGTCTACAACACGCTCGGCCGCCGCGATAACAAGTACAAGGCGCGCATCAAGATCACCGTGCATGAGAACGGGATCGACGAAATCCGCAGCCTCGTTGACGAACAATTCGCCCTCATTCGCCCCACCTTCTCGGGCTACGATCAGGCATTCCTCGAAGAGATCCGCGCCCATTTCCCGGCACCGGCCTACGTGAACGCGCCGCTTGATGCCTTTGAAACGGCTTACGAAAACGATCCCGTCTTCCGTAGCTGGGCCGACACCAACCTCGCAGAGCACAAGAACCCGAGCTACGCCATCGCCACGATCTCGATCAAGAAGCATGGTGACACGCCGGGCGATGCCACCAGCGAGCAGATGCGCGTGATGGCCGATCTGGCCGAGGAATTCGCCCATGACGAGCTGCGCATCAGCCATGAGCAGAACGTGATCCTGCCCCATGTGCACAAGAGCCACCTCCCGGCCATCCACGCCCGTCTGAAAGCGGTGGGGCTGGCCACGGCGAACATCGGGCTGGTCTCGGATATCATCGCCTGCCCCGGCATGGACTACTGCGCGCTGGCCACGGCCCGCTCCATCCCCGTGGCCCAGCAGATCGCACTGCGCTTTGACGAACTGAAGCTCGAGCACGAGATCGGTGAGCTGAAGATCAAGATCTCCGGCTGCATCAACGCCTGTGGCCACCACCATGTGGGCCATATCGGCATCCTCGGGCTCGATCGCGCTGGCGTGGAGAACTACCAGATCACGCTGGGCGGCGACGGCTCTGAGAACGCCGCTATCGGCGAGCGCGCAGGCCCCGGCTTCGCCTATGACGAAATCGTCCCGGCCATCGAGCGCCTCGTGCTCGGCTATCTCGATCTGCGCGAAAGCGCCGACGAGACTTTCCTGCAAGCCTACCGCCGCCTGGGTGCTGAGCCCTTCAAGGCGGTCCTTTATCCGGAGGCAAAGACGAAAAATGCCGCTTGA
- the cysG gene encoding siroheme synthase CysG: protein MQHFPIFLAVSGRRIVLSGGGAAALAKLRLLLKTEARLSVFAQDAAPEIEGWAAEGRLTLIRRPLEAGDALCAALFYAANEDDAEDARAAKLAQADGALVNIVDNLEESAFITPAIVDRDPVTVAIGTEGAAPVLARAIKRDLEAALPARLGTLARIGKAFRAQVESLPFGRKRRDFWADYYFGAGPSALEDAGEDGAQAALEGLLEKHLSATPRKGHVDFVGAGPGDPELLTLKARKALDAADVVLHDRLVPVEILELARREATIIETGKTGFGDSMPQAEINALIVAHAAAGAQVVRLKSGDATVFGRLDEELEAVTKAGLSYRIVPGITAASAGVAAIGQSLTQRGRNASVRLLTGHDMEGFAEQDWAALARAGEVAAIYMGKRAARFLQGRLLMHGAAGETPVTVIENISQANQRVIATTLAALPQDLAAADMTGPALTFYGLAPRAALAATNTLKKKEFA, encoded by the coding sequence GTGCAGCATTTTCCGATCTTCCTGGCCGTCTCGGGCCGCCGCATCGTCCTTTCGGGCGGTGGCGCGGCTGCGCTGGCCAAGCTGCGCCTGCTGCTCAAAACCGAAGCTCGCCTCAGCGTATTCGCGCAAGACGCAGCGCCGGAGATCGAAGGCTGGGCCGCCGAGGGCCGCCTTACCCTGATCCGCCGCCCGCTGGAAGCCGGCGATGCGCTCTGCGCCGCGCTGTTTTACGCCGCCAACGAGGATGACGCCGAGGACGCCCGCGCGGCGAAGCTGGCGCAGGCCGATGGCGCGCTCGTCAACATTGTGGACAATCTGGAAGAGAGCGCCTTCATCACGCCCGCCATAGTGGACCGTGACCCTGTCACCGTGGCCATCGGCACCGAAGGCGCTGCCCCCGTGCTGGCCCGCGCCATCAAGCGCGATCTGGAAGCCGCGCTGCCCGCCCGCCTCGGCACGCTGGCCCGCATCGGCAAGGCCTTCCGCGCGCAAGTGGAAAGCCTGCCCTTTGGCCGCAAGCGCCGCGATTTCTGGGCCGATTATTACTTCGGCGCGGGCCCGTCTGCGCTGGAAGACGCCGGAGAAGATGGCGCGCAGGCCGCGCTTGAGGGCCTCTTGGAAAAGCACCTCTCCGCCACGCCCCGCAAGGGCCATGTGGATTTCGTGGGCGCTGGCCCCGGCGATCCCGAATTGCTCACGCTGAAGGCCCGCAAGGCGCTGGACGCCGCCGACGTGGTGCTGCACGACCGTCTTGTGCCAGTGGAAATCCTCGAACTGGCCCGCCGCGAAGCGACCATCATCGAGACGGGCAAAACCGGCTTCGGCGATTCCATGCCGCAGGCCGAGATCAACGCGCTGATCGTGGCCCACGCCGCAGCTGGCGCGCAGGTGGTGCGGCTGAAATCCGGCGATGCCACCGTCTTTGGCCGTCTGGATGAAGAGCTTGAAGCCGTCACCAAGGCCGGCCTCTCCTACCGCATCGTGCCCGGCATCACCGCCGCCTCTGCCGGCGTCGCCGCCATCGGCCAGAGCCTGACGCAACGGGGCCGCAACGCCTCGGTGCGCCTGCTGACGGGCCACGATATGGAAGGCTTCGCCGAGCAGGACTGGGCCGCGCTGGCCCGCGCCGGTGAAGTGGCTGCCATCTACATGGGCAAACGTGCCGCGCGCTTCCTGCAGGGCCGCCTGCTGATGCATGGCGCCGCCGGTGAAACGCCCGTCACCGTGATCGAGAACATTTCGCAGGCCAACCAGCGGGTGATCGCCACCACGCTCGCCGCCCTGCCTCAGGATCTGGCCGCCGCCGACATGACCGGCCCGGCCCTCACCTTTTACGGCCTCGCGCCCCGCGCAGCCCTGGCCGCAACCAACACACTGAAGAAGAAGGAATTCGCCTGA
- a CDS encoding ferredoxin--NADP reductase, with translation MTDQTPVKDAPAKAVPALPDAQTVTEVKHWTDRLFSFRCTRPASLRFRSGEFVMIGLMGDPDPKTGKQKPLLRAYSIASPSWDEEMEFYSIKVPDGPLTSRLQHIKPGDEIILRPKPVGTLVHDALLPGKRIWFFATGTGFAPFASLLREPQTYEDYDEVIITHTCREVGELEYGKQLIEDIRNDELLAELMGEGFADKIRYYPTTTREESPKMGRITDLMRSGDVFADLGVDPINPESDRAMVCGNLAFNLDIKELLEGYGLEEGANSKPAQYVVEKAFLD, from the coding sequence ATGACAGATCAGACCCCCGTGAAAGACGCCCCCGCAAAAGCCGTTCCCGCCCTGCCCGACGCCCAGACAGTGACCGAGGTCAAACACTGGACGGATCGGCTGTTCTCCTTCCGCTGCACCCGGCCCGCTTCGCTGCGGTTCCGCTCCGGTGAATTCGTGATGATCGGCCTGATGGGCGATCCCGATCCGAAAACCGGCAAGCAGAAGCCGCTCCTGCGCGCCTATTCCATCGCCTCGCCCAGCTGGGACGAGGAAATGGAATTCTACTCGATCAAGGTGCCCGACGGCCCGCTGACCTCCCGCCTGCAGCACATCAAGCCGGGCGATGAGATCATCCTGCGCCCCAAGCCCGTCGGCACGCTGGTGCATGACGCGCTGCTGCCCGGCAAGCGCATCTGGTTCTTCGCCACCGGCACGGGCTTTGCCCCCTTCGCCTCGCTGCTGCGCGAACCGCAGACCTACGAGGACTACGACGAGGTCATCATAACCCATACCTGCCGCGAGGTGGGCGAGCTGGAATATGGCAAACAGCTGATCGAGGACATCCGCAACGACGAGTTGCTCGCCGAGCTGATGGGCGAAGGTTTCGCCGACAAGATCCGCTACTACCCCACAACGACCCGCGAAGAGAGCCCCAAGATGGGCCGCATCACTGATCTGATGCGCTCCGGCGATGTCTTTGCCGATCTGGGCGTCGATCCGATCAACCCGGAAAGCGACCGCGCCATGGTCTGCGGCAACCTCGCCTTCAACCTCGACATCAAGGAGCTGCTCGAAGGCTACGGGCTCGAAGAAGGCGCCAATTCCAAACCAGCGCAATACGTGGTGGAAAAAGCCTTCCTCGACTAA
- a CDS encoding phosphoadenylyl-sulfate reductase yields MPLDTPLGPVQTRVNALNDRYRHHSATAVLERALNDSQVGKVALVSSFGAESVVLLHMISLMDRKTPVLFLDTEMLFPETLSYQEEVAERLRLTDVRVIRPNREEVFLKDNEGLLHQSDNNACCALRKTAPLNAALADFDAWITGRKRFQSGQRAALDFFENEENKRIKVNPLAHWTKDAVREYMEENRLPRHPLVSKGYPSIGCAPCTSPVEAGEDERAGRWRNTEKTECGIHFVDGRMVRGPLPQGATQ; encoded by the coding sequence ATGCCGCTTGATACCCCCTTGGGCCCGGTGCAAACCCGGGTCAACGCCCTCAATGATCGCTACCGCCACCACAGCGCTACGGCTGTGCTGGAACGCGCATTGAACGACAGCCAGGTCGGCAAGGTCGCCCTTGTCTCCTCCTTCGGCGCGGAATCGGTCGTGCTTCTGCACATGATCTCGCTGATGGATCGCAAGACGCCCGTGCTGTTTCTCGATACCGAGATGCTTTTCCCCGAGACGCTCTCCTATCAGGAAGAGGTTGCCGAGCGCCTGCGGCTGACGGATGTGCGGGTGATCCGCCCCAACCGTGAGGAAGTCTTCCTGAAGGATAATGAAGGCCTGCTGCACCAGTCCGACAACAACGCCTGCTGCGCCCTGCGCAAAACCGCGCCTCTGAACGCCGCGCTGGCGGATTTCGACGCCTGGATCACCGGCCGCAAGCGCTTCCAGTCCGGCCAGCGCGCCGCGCTCGATTTCTTCGAGAACGAGGAAAACAAACGCATCAAGGTCAATCCGCTGGCCCACTGGACGAAGGACGCCGTGCGCGAGTACATGGAAGAAAACCGCCTGCCGCGCCACCCGCTGGTGTCGAAGGGCTACCCCTCCATCGGCTGTGCCCCCTGCACCTCGCCCGTGGAAGCGGGCGAAGACGAGCGCGCCGGTCGCTGGCGCAACACCGAGAAAACCGAATGCGGCATCCATTTCGTGGATGGGCGCATGGTGCGCGGCCCGCTGCCGCAAGGAGCAACGCAATGA
- a CDS encoding FAD binding domain-containing protein, whose protein sequence is MYSFDIERPSTIADAVAALGSDEAQALGGGQTLIPTLKQRLASPDKLVSLTGITEMQGVCVADDGALCIGGATPHAVVAREAAATYPALAALAGQIGDPAVRNRGTIGGSLANNDPAACYPAAVLASGATIVTNSRSIAADDYFDGMFGTALDEGEIIVEVRFPVPEAASYQKFLQPASRFALTGAFVAKYADGVRVAITGAGEEGVFRWSEAEAALSHEFRPDALMDLTILADNMIEDLHGSRAYRAHLVKVMTGRAIAAAMG, encoded by the coding sequence ATGTATAGTTTCGATATCGAGAGACCTTCGACGATTGCCGACGCCGTGGCGGCGCTTGGCAGCGATGAGGCCCAGGCGCTTGGGGGCGGGCAGACGCTGATTCCGACGCTCAAGCAGCGGCTGGCCTCGCCGGATAAGCTGGTGAGCCTGACGGGTATTACCGAGATGCAAGGGGTTTGCGTGGCCGATGATGGCGCACTCTGCATCGGTGGCGCGACGCCCCATGCGGTGGTGGCGCGCGAGGCAGCGGCCACCTATCCGGCGCTGGCGGCGCTGGCCGGGCAGATCGGCGATCCGGCGGTGCGCAACCGCGGCACCATCGGGGGCTCGCTGGCTAACAATGATCCGGCCGCCTGCTACCCGGCGGCGGTGCTGGCTTCTGGCGCGACCATCGTGACCAACAGCCGCTCCATCGCGGCGGATGACTATTTTGACGGCATGTTCGGCACCGCGCTGGACGAGGGCGAAATCATCGTGGAAGTGCGCTTCCCGGTGCCGGAAGCGGCGAGCTATCAGAAGTTCCTGCAGCCGGCTTCGCGCTTTGCGCTCACGGGTGCCTTCGTGGCAAAATACGCAGATGGCGTGCGCGTGGCCATCACCGGCGCCGGCGAGGAAGGCGTGTTCCGCTGGAGCGAGGCCGAAGCGGCGCTGAGCCATGAGTTCCGCCCGGATGCCTTGATGGATCTGACCATTCTGGCCGACAACATGATTGAGGATCTGCACGGCAGCCGCGCCTACCGCGCGCATCTGGTGAAGGTGATGACGGGCCGGGCCATCGCGGCGGCGATGGGCTGA